From the Bacteroidota bacterium genome, one window contains:
- the mraZ gene encoding division/cell wall cluster transcriptional repressor MraZ, whose product MAGYIGEFPCTIDAKGRFLLPVALKKQIPVKEQKHFVVHRGIEKHLIIYTKKVWEKISEEVNELNLYVRKNREFIRKFNRGATEIDLDGTNRLLIPKTLADFAGIEKDIVLFAYGNRIEIWAQAEYERMMKDESSDFAQLAEDVMGKKQRDDDDVS is encoded by the coding sequence ATGGCGGGTTATATCGGAGAGTTTCCATGCACGATTGATGCAAAAGGGCGATTCCTCCTTCCGGTTGCTTTGAAGAAGCAGATTCCGGTGAAGGAGCAAAAGCATTTTGTGGTGCATCGCGGTATTGAAAAGCACCTGATCATTTACACAAAGAAGGTCTGGGAGAAAATCAGCGAGGAAGTGAACGAGCTGAATCTCTATGTGCGGAAGAACAGGGAGTTCATCCGCAAATTCAACCGAGGCGCTACAGAAATTGATCTGGATGGAACCAATCGTTTGTTGATCCCCAAGACACTCGCTGATTTTGCAGGTATTGAAAAAGACATTGTGCTCTTTGCATATGGGAATCGCATTGAAATCTGGGCTCAGGCGGAATACGAACGGATGATGAAGGATGAATCATCTGATTTCGCACAGCTTGCGGAAGATGTGATGGGTAAGAAGCAACGGGATGACGACGACGTATCATGA
- a CDS encoding alpha/beta hydrolase, with protein MRYEIKRENDFQYIEEGQGKPLILLHGLFGALSNWMDVVEKFSKEYRVIIPLMPIYTLPVLNTNVKALADFVHDFITFKQYKNPILIGNSLGGHVTLVYVKKHPEVVSAMVLTGSSGLYENAMGGSFPKREDYNFIRTKVEYTFYDPKTATKELVDEVFGIVNDKGKLIRILSLAKSAIRHNMSEDLKDMKMPVCLIWGKQDTITPPKVAEEFHRLLPKSDLFWIDKCGHAPMMEQPHEFNDILDAWLKKFQASQSA; from the coding sequence ATGCGTTACGAAATCAAACGCGAGAACGATTTCCAGTACATCGAAGAAGGACAAGGAAAACCTTTGATCCTGTTGCACGGCTTGTTTGGAGCACTCAGCAACTGGATGGATGTCGTGGAGAAATTTTCGAAAGAATACAGAGTCATTATTCCTCTGATGCCCATTTACACCTTACCGGTGCTCAACACCAACGTAAAAGCACTGGCGGATTTCGTACACGACTTCATCACCTTCAAACAATACAAAAACCCCATCCTGATCGGTAACTCACTCGGCGGACATGTAACTCTCGTTTATGTCAAAAAACACCCGGAAGTCGTGAGCGCGATGGTTCTCACCGGAAGTTCCGGCCTATATGAGAATGCGATGGGTGGCTCATTTCCCAAGCGGGAAGACTATAACTTCATTCGCACCAAAGTTGAATACACTTTCTACGATCCTAAAACCGCGACAAAAGAACTGGTTGACGAGGTTTTCGGAATTGTCAATGATAAAGGCAAACTGATCCGTATCCTGAGCTTAGCAAAATCAGCGATTCGTCACAACATGAGCGAAGATCTCAAGGATATGAAAATGCCGGTTTGCCTCATCTGGGGCAAACAAGACACGATCACTCCTCCTAAAGTCGCGGAAGAATTTCACCGCTTACTGCCGAAAAGTGATTTGTTCTGGATCGACAAGTGCGGCCATGCTCCGATGATGGAACAACCACACGAATTCAACGACATACTCGATGCCTGGCTGAAAAAATTTCAAGCTTCGCAGTCGGCCTGA
- a CDS encoding YihA family ribosome biogenesis GTP-binding protein encodes MTIREARFIASQTTYTKCPEPVFPEYAFIGRSNVGKSSLINMLTGKKGLAKTSGTPGKTQLINHFMINEAWYLVDLPGYGFARVAKTAKATWDKMIRDYLQKRTNLMTVFILIDIRLDPQKIDLQFIQWVGENNIPLALVFTKADKLSKQQVIYSVESYKKELRKTWEELPLLFITSAEKKTGRDEILDYLELTNKDFVNPSASPFKFKT; translated from the coding sequence ATGACCATTCGTGAAGCGCGTTTTATTGCAAGCCAGACAACTTATACCAAGTGCCCTGAGCCTGTTTTTCCTGAATACGCCTTTATCGGTCGTTCAAATGTGGGCAAGTCTTCACTGATCAATATGCTCACCGGAAAAAAAGGATTAGCAAAGACTTCCGGAACACCCGGCAAGACTCAGCTGATCAATCATTTCATGATCAACGAAGCCTGGTACCTGGTTGATTTGCCCGGTTATGGATTCGCAAGGGTCGCCAAAACGGCAAAGGCAACCTGGGATAAAATGATCCGTGACTATCTTCAGAAAAGAACCAACCTGATGACGGTGTTCATTTTGATTGATATCCGGCTTGATCCGCAAAAAATAGATCTTCAGTTCATTCAATGGGTTGGCGAAAACAACATTCCTCTCGCATTGGTTTTCACCAAAGCTGATAAGCTTTCTAAACAACAGGTTATTTATTCTGTTGAATCTTATAAAAAAGAATTGAGAAAAACCTGGGAAGAACTCCCTCTGCTTTTTATTACTTCAGCAGAAAAGAAAACAGGCCGTGATGAAATACTGGATTATCTTGAACTGACCAACAAAGATTTTGTCAATCCTTCGGCATCACCTTTTAAATTCAAGACCTGA
- a CDS encoding NAD+ synthase produces the protein MRIALAQQNYVIGDFTENVRKMKSAIRLAKEKGATLIVFPELSICAYPPRDFLEFGDFIQKSREAVLDLATECTGITAIAGLPTINEKPEGKNLFNSAVVLNNGKISDTVHKALLPNYDIFDEYRYFEPNRQFHCIEVDGIKIALTICEDLWNIDDDPMYVHCPMDTLINERPKLMVNIAASPFDYTHANKRKAILSRNVKQYQIPLLYVNHAGAQTELIFDGGSLGITVDGKFIGELNSFHEDLGFFDYDEKTGSLDALPQAVSGTVPATDKIASIYNALVLGIHDYFKKQGFTKAILGLSGGIDSAVVTALAAKALGPENVKVLLMPSEFSSEGSVNDSLELIKNLGVSYEIIPIAPVYKQYLESLQPVFNNLPFNVTEENIQARIRGALLMAMSNKFGYILLNTSNKSEIAVGYGTLYGDMCGGISVIGDVYKTEVFELARFINREKQIIPEIIITKPPSAELRPNQKDSDSLPDYSELDKVLYQYIEQQKGPSELIDMGFNESLVKRILKLVNTNEYKRYQTPPILRVSPKAFGMGRRLPIVGKYLS, from the coding sequence ATGCGTATCGCACTCGCACAGCAAAATTATGTCATCGGCGATTTTACGGAGAACGTCCGTAAAATGAAGTCGGCAATCCGTTTGGCAAAAGAAAAAGGCGCTACCCTCATCGTATTTCCGGAACTTTCCATTTGCGCTTATCCTCCACGTGACTTTCTGGAGTTCGGAGACTTTATTCAAAAATCGCGGGAAGCTGTCTTAGACCTTGCGACTGAATGTACAGGCATCACTGCCATCGCGGGGTTACCGACAATTAATGAAAAGCCGGAAGGAAAAAATCTTTTCAATTCCGCCGTTGTTTTGAATAACGGGAAAATTTCCGATACAGTACACAAAGCGCTTTTACCGAATTATGACATCTTTGATGAATACAGATATTTCGAACCGAACAGACAGTTTCATTGCATTGAAGTAGATGGAATAAAAATCGCGCTTACGATTTGCGAAGATCTTTGGAACATCGATGATGATCCCATGTATGTGCATTGCCCTATGGATACCTTAATCAATGAGCGGCCAAAACTCATGGTCAATATCGCTGCATCTCCTTTTGATTACACACATGCCAATAAAAGAAAAGCGATTCTTTCCAGAAATGTCAAACAATACCAGATTCCTTTGCTCTATGTAAATCACGCAGGAGCCCAAACAGAATTAATTTTTGACGGAGGCTCACTCGGAATTACCGTGGATGGAAAATTCATTGGCGAATTAAATTCTTTCCATGAAGATCTTGGCTTTTTTGATTACGATGAAAAGACAGGTTCCCTCGATGCCTTACCGCAAGCGGTTTCTGGCACAGTTCCGGCAACCGATAAAATCGCTTCCATCTACAATGCTTTGGTGCTTGGCATTCACGACTATTTTAAAAAACAAGGGTTCACAAAAGCCATTCTCGGACTTTCCGGAGGAATTGATTCAGCTGTTGTAACTGCGCTGGCAGCAAAAGCCCTCGGGCCTGAAAATGTTAAGGTACTTCTCATGCCTTCTGAATTTTCTTCTGAAGGTTCTGTGAACGACTCACTTGAACTGATAAAAAACCTGGGGGTCAGTTATGAAATAATTCCGATCGCTCCTGTTTACAAACAATATCTCGAATCGCTACAACCGGTATTTAATAACCTGCCATTTAATGTAACCGAAGAAAATATCCAGGCCAGGATCCGTGGAGCATTGTTGATGGCTATGTCAAACAAGTTCGGTTATATACTCCTGAATACATCCAACAAAAGTGAAATCGCCGTCGGTTATGGTACTTTATATGGCGATATGTGCGGAGGAATTTCAGTTATCGGAGATGTTTACAAAACCGAGGTCTTCGAACTGGCCCGTTTTATCAACAGGGAAAAACAGATCATCCCCGAAATAATCATTACAAAACCTCCTTCAGCGGAATTACGTCCCAATCAAAAAGACTCCGATTCATTACCCGATTATTCAGAATTGGACAAAGTTCTTTATCAATACATAGAACAACAAAAAGGCCCCTCCGAACTGATAGACATGGGATTTAACGAAAGCCTTGTCAAACGGATTCTTAAATTGGTTAATACCAATGAATACAAACGTTATCAGACTCCCCCTATTCTTCGTGTCTCTCCGAAAGCTTTCGGGATGGGCCGAAGATTACCGATTGTTGGAAAATACCTGTCCTAA
- a CDS encoding transpeptidase family protein, which produces MKKDILWRIYLAFLLICAMGLAIIVQIVRIQFVQGDEWRAKQDSMTLSFEPIEASRGNIFSDDGSLLATSVPIYDIRFDTRANSLTDEVFNAGIDSLAQALSTLFKDKTWQDYHHEIKEARSEKNRYYLIQRNVSYTELQQLKKFPILRMGRNKGGLIIDEKNMRQLSFGQLASRTIGTVRDIKPVGVEASFNSDLKGAGGQRLMQRIGGNVKMPVRDKDEVEPRDGNDLVTTLDINIQDVAEHSLEQHLREHNADHGCAVLMEVSTGAIKAIANLSRTKEGEYVENFNYAIAEASEPGSTFKLASLMAALQDGLIELTDTVNVGDGTATYYGKKMPDAHAPKSSKLSIQQAFETSSNVGISRVIYQHYLKSPEAFVSRLKSFGLSQKLGLQIEGEGQPFIKNVTDKSWSGLSLPWISIGYESKLTPLQTLTFYNAVANNGRVVKPMFVSKILNHGKVIREFSSEIIRDSIASPDVLAKARQLLEGVVQRGTASVLNKSPYKIAGKTGTAQIFNNKYGYDKEHMTYQASFVGYFPADKPKYSCIVVVYAPSNDVYYGGAVAAPIFKEIADKVYSNHLDMNESPIQTDSIVKTIPVAKAGQQKDLNKVLAKLNLTNESSDPDAYWVSVDARSAQLKTNERKTISGLVPNVVGMGLRDALYILENAGLNVRINGKGWVTRQSIQAGSRVKKGQQILIELS; this is translated from the coding sequence GTGAAAAAAGACATTCTCTGGAGGATTTACCTCGCGTTTCTTCTCATCTGTGCGATGGGCCTGGCGATTATTGTTCAGATCGTACGCATTCAGTTTGTACAGGGGGATGAATGGAGAGCCAAGCAAGACAGCATGACACTTTCTTTTGAACCCATTGAAGCTTCCCGCGGAAATATTTTTTCAGATGATGGCAGTCTGCTCGCGACTTCAGTTCCCATCTATGATATCCGTTTTGATACCCGCGCGAATTCACTGACCGATGAAGTTTTTAATGCCGGAATCGATTCACTTGCTCAGGCTTTGTCAACACTCTTTAAAGATAAAACCTGGCAGGATTATCATCATGAAATTAAAGAAGCCCGGTCTGAAAAGAACAGGTATTACCTCATTCAAAGAAATGTGAGTTATACAGAACTCCAGCAACTTAAAAAGTTTCCAATTCTCCGGATGGGACGCAACAAGGGCGGCCTTATTATCGATGAGAAAAATATGCGTCAGCTCTCTTTCGGACAGCTGGCTTCCAGAACGATCGGAACTGTTCGGGATATTAAACCTGTTGGTGTCGAAGCTTCTTTCAACAGCGATCTTAAAGGTGCCGGCGGACAAAGGCTGATGCAAAGAATTGGCGGCAATGTCAAGATGCCGGTGCGTGATAAGGATGAAGTCGAACCGCGTGATGGAAATGACCTGGTGACTACACTCGATATCAATATTCAGGATGTAGCGGAGCATTCTTTGGAACAACATCTCCGGGAACACAACGCGGATCATGGTTGCGCGGTGTTGATGGAAGTATCTACAGGTGCTATCAAAGCGATCGCGAATCTTTCCCGTACCAAAGAGGGCGAATACGTGGAGAATTTTAATTACGCAATAGCTGAAGCATCAGAGCCCGGTTCCACTTTCAAGCTCGCTTCATTGATGGCTGCTTTGCAGGACGGATTGATTGAATTGACAGATACTGTGAATGTAGGCGACGGAACAGCGACCTATTATGGAAAGAAAATGCCGGATGCGCATGCGCCGAAATCGAGCAAGTTGTCAATTCAACAGGCATTTGAAACTTCTTCAAACGTCGGAATCTCAAGAGTGATTTATCAGCATTACCTCAAGAGTCCTGAGGCATTTGTTTCCCGTTTAAAATCTTTTGGACTTTCTCAGAAACTCGGATTACAGATTGAAGGAGAAGGTCAGCCTTTTATAAAAAATGTTACGGATAAAAGCTGGTCAGGTTTATCGCTTCCATGGATTTCTATCGGTTATGAATCCAAATTAACACCACTGCAAACACTTACATTTTATAATGCTGTGGCGAATAACGGTCGGGTTGTAAAACCGATGTTTGTAAGTAAAATTCTCAATCACGGAAAAGTGATTCGTGAATTTTCCTCTGAAATTATCAGGGATTCCATCGCTTCTCCCGATGTACTTGCGAAAGCAAGACAATTGCTGGAAGGTGTTGTTCAACGCGGAACAGCTTCGGTTTTGAACAAATCACCCTATAAGATCGCAGGGAAAACCGGTACGGCTCAAATCTTTAATAACAAGTACGGATACGATAAGGAGCACATGACTTATCAGGCTTCATTCGTCGGGTATTTTCCAGCTGACAAGCCAAAATATTCCTGCATAGTAGTGGTGTATGCTCCATCCAATGATGTGTATTACGGAGGAGCAGTAGCCGCACCAATTTTCAAGGAGATCGCGGATAAGGTTTATTCGAACCACCTTGACATGAACGAATCTCCAATTCAAACAGATTCCATTGTAAAAACAATCCCTGTAGCGAAAGCAGGTCAGCAGAAGGATTTGAATAAAGTACTTGCCAAACTGAATCTCACAAACGAATCATCAGATCCGGATGCATACTGGGTGAGTGTTGATGCAAGGTCTGCCCAACTAAAAACGAACGAAAGAAAAACTATTTCAGGACTAGTGCCAAATGTTGTTGGTATGGGTTTGAGAGATGCATTATACATCCTTGAAAATGCCGGACTCAATGTCCGTATCAATGGTAAAGGCTGGGTAACCAGACAATCAATCCAGGCGGGATCAAGAGTTAAAAAAGGGCAACAAATCCTGATTGAATTAAGCTGA
- a CDS encoding 2-oxoacid:acceptor oxidoreductase subunit alpha — MERQNEILDNVIIKFAGDSGDGMQLTGTQFTNTAALFGNDLSTFPDFPAEIRAPQGTLAGVSGYQLHFGSVEIFTPGDSCDVLVVMNAAALKANLRNLRKGGIIIANTDGFDPKNLRLAGIPEGKNALEDGSLENYRVIKMDVTKMTRAALAESGMGTKEIDRAKNMFVLGFLYWMYNRPMEHTEKFLNEKFGKKPDILKANIDVLRAGYNFGDTREEFTTRYKIGPAKMQPGVYRNIMGNQATALGLISASQKSGLQLFCGTYPITPASDILHELSRHKNFGVKTFQAEDEIAAICSTIGASFGGSLGVTTSSGPGIALKTEAMGLALMLELPLVIVNVQRGGPSTGLPTKTEQSDLLQAVYGRNGESPIPVIAAATPSDCFTMAYEACRIALTSMTPVILLTDGYIANGAEPWQFPKASDLAEIKVQFAKPAGDGEKFLPYKRNDLLARPWAIPGTKDLEHRIGGLEKQHETGNISYDPMNHEFMVHMREAKVEKIADYIPDIQPEVGASKGKMLVLGWGSTFGAIKSAVLKARAQGYDVSHAHLRYIKPFPKNLGEMLYNFEHVLIPELNCGQLIKVIRDKFLIPAKGLNKVQGLPFSAEEIFVKIEETLK; from the coding sequence ATGGAACGTCAGAATGAAATCCTTGATAATGTTATCATCAAGTTTGCCGGTGACTCCGGTGATGGTATGCAGTTAACCGGGACACAATTTACCAACACAGCTGCCTTGTTTGGCAACGACCTCAGCACATTTCCGGATTTCCCTGCCGAGATCCGGGCCCCGCAAGGAACTCTTGCAGGAGTATCAGGCTATCAGCTTCACTTCGGAAGTGTTGAAATTTTCACACCGGGTGATTCTTGTGATGTGCTTGTAGTGATGAACGCGGCTGCATTGAAAGCCAATCTCCGTAATCTCCGCAAAGGCGGGATTATCATTGCAAATACAGATGGTTTTGATCCTAAAAATTTACGTCTCGCCGGAATTCCTGAAGGGAAGAACGCGCTGGAAGACGGGTCGCTCGAAAATTACCGGGTGATCAAAATGGACGTGACCAAAATGACGCGTGCCGCTCTGGCGGAAAGCGGAATGGGCACAAAGGAAATTGATCGCGCGAAAAACATGTTCGTGCTTGGTTTCCTGTACTGGATGTACAATCGTCCGATGGAGCATACCGAGAAATTTCTTAATGAAAAATTTGGTAAGAAGCCGGATATCCTGAAAGCGAACATTGATGTGTTGCGTGCAGGTTATAATTTCGGTGATACAAGAGAAGAATTTACTACCCGATATAAAATTGGTCCGGCAAAAATGCAGCCCGGTGTTTACAGAAACATCATGGGTAACCAGGCTACTGCGCTTGGTCTGATTTCTGCTTCACAGAAATCAGGTTTGCAATTGTTCTGTGGAACCTATCCTATCACTCCTGCATCCGATATCTTGCATGAGTTATCCCGTCATAAAAATTTTGGTGTAAAAACTTTCCAGGCTGAAGATGAAATCGCGGCTATTTGTTCAACCATCGGCGCAAGCTTTGGCGGATCATTGGGCGTGACTACTTCATCCGGTCCTGGTATCGCGTTGAAAACAGAAGCGATGGGTCTGGCTTTGATGCTGGAACTTCCATTGGTGATTGTGAATGTTCAGCGTGGAGGTCCTTCTACAGGATTGCCAACAAAGACGGAGCAAAGTGATTTGCTTCAGGCTGTATACGGCCGGAATGGTGAGTCTCCGATTCCGGTGATTGCCGCTGCGACTCCTTCCGATTGTTTCACGATGGCCTATGAAGCCTGTCGTATCGCTCTTACATCGATGACACCGGTTATCCTTTTAACAGACGGATATATTGCCAATGGTGCTGAACCATGGCAGTTCCCGAAAGCGAGTGATCTCGCTGAAATAAAAGTTCAGTTCGCGAAACCTGCCGGCGACGGAGAAAAGTTTTTGCCATACAAGCGCAATGATTTGCTTGCTCGTCCATGGGCTATTCCCGGAACAAAAGATCTCGAGCACCGCATTGGTGGTCTTGAAAAACAACACGAAACAGGAAACATCAGTTACGACCCAATGAATCACGAATTCATGGTGCATATGCGTGAAGCCAAAGTGGAAAAAATTGCAGACTACATTCCGGATATCCAGCCTGAAGTTGGTGCTTCCAAAGGCAAAATGCTTGTCCTCGGTTGGGGATCAACATTTGGTGCGATCAAGAGCGCGGTATTGAAAGCGCGTGCACAGGGTTACGATGTTTCCCATGCGCATTTGCGTTACATCAAGCCATTCCCGAAAAACCTCGGCGAGATGTTGTATAACTTCGAACATGTACTCATCCCTGAATTGAATTGCGGTCAGCTTATTAAAGTTATCCGTGATAAATTCCTGATCCCGGCGAAAGGTTTGAATAAAGTTCAGGGGCTTCCATTTAGCGCGGAGGAAATTTTCGTGAAAATTGAAGAGACGTTGAAATAA
- a CDS encoding 2-oxoacid:ferredoxin oxidoreductase subunit beta, protein MEIPSTPVEKFTSKDLSTDQEVRWCPGCGDYSILKQAQTVIPDLGIPRENIVFISGIGCSSRFPYYMETYGMHSIHGRATAIASGLKASRPELSIWIVTGDGDGLSIGGNHTIHMLRRNFDVNILLFNNEIYGLTKGQYSPTSEEGKVTKSTPMGSVDHPFNPIALCMGADATFVARSMDRDPKHLQAVLKRANDHRGASFVEIYQNCNVFNDGAFEVFTEKTSKKNETLFMESGKPLVFGENNDKGIKLDGFTPVVVTLGDGISANDCWIHDETDRVKAGILSRFFDNPRNPNHLPRPFGVFYTEDRGRYEDKMQQQLTDAKSKKGAGDLDALLQGRETWTIN, encoded by the coding sequence ATGGAAATTCCAAGCACTCCAGTTGAGAAATTTACATCGAAGGATCTGTCGACCGACCAGGAAGTTCGCTGGTGCCCGGGTTGTGGAGATTATTCAATATTGAAACAAGCTCAAACAGTTATTCCGGATCTCGGAATACCGCGTGAGAATATCGTTTTCATTTCCGGTATCGGTTGCTCTTCCCGTTTCCCGTATTACATGGAAACATACGGTATGCATTCGATTCACGGTCGTGCCACCGCGATTGCAAGTGGTTTGAAAGCGTCTCGTCCGGAACTCAGTATCTGGATTGTTACCGGTGATGGTGATGGTCTTTCCATTGGAGGAAATCACACGATTCATATGCTTCGCCGGAATTTTGATGTGAATATCCTGTTGTTCAACAATGAAATTTACGGTTTGACCAAGGGTCAATATTCACCAACTTCGGAAGAAGGTAAAGTAACGAAATCAACTCCGATGGGTTCTGTGGATCATCCGTTCAATCCGATTGCTTTGTGCATGGGTGCTGACGCGACATTTGTGGCTCGTTCCATGGATCGTGATCCGAAACATTTGCAAGCTGTTCTCAAAAGAGCCAACGATCATCGTGGTGCCTCTTTCGTGGAGATTTATCAGAATTGTAATGTCTTCAACGACGGAGCATTTGAGGTATTCACTGAAAAGACTTCCAAGAAAAACGAAACGCTTTTCATGGAAAGTGGCAAACCGCTGGTGTTTGGAGAAAACAATGACAAGGGAATTAAACTCGATGGTTTCACTCCGGTTGTTGTTACTCTTGGTGACGGAATCTCAGCGAATGATTGCTGGATTCATGATGAGACTGACCGTGTGAAAGCGGGCATTCTTTCCCGTTTCTTTGACAATCCAAGAAATCCGAATCACCTGCCACGTCCATTTGGTGTATTCTACACAGAGGACCGTGGTCGTTACGAAGATAAAATGCAGCAGCAATTGACTGATGCGAAGAGTAAAAAAGGTGCCGGTGATCTGGATGCTCTTTTACAGGGCAGAGAAACCTGGACGATCAATTAA
- the rsmH gene encoding 16S rRNA (cytosine(1402)-N(4))-methyltransferase RsmH, translating to MTTTYHDPVLLTESVDALNIVADGIYVDVTFGGGGHSREILKHLGPKGRLIGFDQDEDAQRNQIRDPRFVLVRHNYRYVRQFLRYYDVLPVNGLLADLGISSYQIDEASKGFSIRFNAPLDMRMNRQSDLTAARVLNEYPEAQLLKVLSEYGEVRNARSLVRMILELRKEKKFDEIEDFKTRISPCVDRQYESQYYAKVFQALRIEVNDELGALKELLMRSAEIIKPGGRLVVIAYHSLEDRLVKNFIARGKFEGETEKDLFGNAVEVPFRAITKKPLEASPEEIARNPRARSAKLRIAERI from the coding sequence ATGACGACGACGTATCATGATCCGGTATTACTGACCGAAAGCGTTGATGCGCTGAATATCGTCGCGGATGGAATCTACGTGGACGTCACCTTCGGTGGAGGAGGTCACAGCCGGGAAATCCTGAAGCATCTCGGACCCAAAGGCCGGCTTATCGGTTTTGATCAGGATGAGGACGCGCAGCGAAATCAAATCAGGGATCCTCGCTTTGTACTTGTTCGTCACAACTACCGTTATGTCAGACAATTTCTCCGGTATTACGATGTGCTTCCGGTGAATGGATTGCTCGCTGATCTGGGCATTTCTTCTTACCAGATCGATGAAGCTTCGAAGGGGTTTTCAATTCGTTTTAATGCACCCCTGGATATGCGTATGAACAGACAATCGGATCTCACCGCGGCTCGTGTGCTGAACGAATATCCGGAGGCGCAATTGCTGAAAGTGCTCTCTGAATATGGAGAGGTAAGAAATGCCAGGAGTCTTGTTCGCATGATTCTGGAATTGAGAAAGGAAAAGAAGTTTGACGAGATAGAAGATTTTAAAACAAGAATTTCTCCGTGTGTGGACAGACAATATGAGTCGCAATACTATGCCAAAGTATTCCAGGCACTGAGAATAGAAGTGAATGATGAGTTGGGTGCGCTGAAGGAATTGTTGATGCGATCCGCTGAAATAATAAAGCCGGGAGGGAGGCTGGTGGTGATCGCTTATCATTCTCTGGAAGACCGGCTGGTGAAAAATTTTATTGCAAGGGGAAAATTTGAGGGAGAAACAGAAAAAGACCTTTTTGGAAACGCAGTGGAAGTGCCATTTCGGGCCATCACCAAAAAACCTTTGGAAGCAAGCCCGGAAGAAATAGCACGAAACCCAAGAGCAAGAAGCGCGAAACTCAGAATAGCGGAAAGAATATAA
- a CDS encoding PorT family protein: MKKIIFLSILMISTLAVVAQDESNVHFGLKAAPSFAWLRTDSKNFSTNGSKFGFSYGLMTEFNFTKRYAFATGIDVAYRGGKLKSIISLQNASGVDTAIFTTEQAMTLQYIEIPLTLKLKTNEIGYLTYYLQVGVSPGINIRAKADYKSSNQINGVTTTSSEDAADIKKDINSLNLSMIIGGGVEYTLSGSTSLLLGVQFNNGFMDIADGDDLKANSNYLALTVGILF; the protein is encoded by the coding sequence ATGAAAAAGATTATTTTCCTCAGCATCCTAATGATCAGCACACTTGCAGTGGTGGCACAAGATGAAAGCAATGTTCATTTCGGATTAAAAGCTGCTCCGTCTTTTGCATGGCTCAGAACCGATTCCAAAAATTTCAGCACGAATGGCTCAAAATTTGGCTTCAGTTACGGCCTTATGACCGAATTCAATTTCACCAAACGTTATGCCTTCGCGACGGGTATTGATGTAGCTTATCGTGGTGGCAAATTAAAATCAATCATCTCCCTGCAAAATGCATCCGGCGTTGATACTGCCATTTTTACGACGGAACAAGCAATGACTCTTCAATACATCGAAATTCCGCTGACGTTGAAATTGAAAACAAATGAAATTGGCTACCTGACCTACTACCTGCAAGTCGGGGTTTCTCCCGGAATAAATATTCGTGCAAAAGCAGATTATAAATCAAGCAATCAGATAAATGGTGTTACAACAACCTCATCAGAAGATGCTGCGGATATCAAAAAAGATATCAATAGTTTGAATTTATCCATGATCATCGGTGGTGGAGTTGAATACACGCTCAGTGGCTCAACCTCTCTTTTATTGGGTGTTCAATTCAACAATGGCTTCATGGACATCGCTGATGGCGATGATTTGAAAGCAAATAGTAACTATCTGGCCCTCACCGTAGGAATTTTATTCTAA
- the gldC gene encoding gliding motility protein GldC gives MKTSEIKFLVTLDEEKIPSRLEWEATDSGIEGRKPCNATMMSIWDPKENTTLRIDLWTKDMLVDDMKRFFYENFVTMADTYLRATNDPQLAGEIRQFAEAFGKKIAESAGK, from the coding sequence ATGAAAACATCTGAAATAAAATTTCTGGTAACTCTTGATGAAGAAAAAATTCCTTCCCGTTTGGAATGGGAAGCGACGGATAGCGGAATAGAAGGTCGAAAACCCTGTAATGCTACGATGATGTCGATCTGGGATCCAAAGGAGAATACGACGTTAAGAATAGATCTCTGGACAAAGGACATGCTCGTAGACGACATGAAACGTTTTTTCTACGAAAATTTTGTGACGATGGCAGATACTTATTTGCGCGCGACCAATGATCCTCAACTGGCCGGAGAAATCAGGCAGTTTGCTGAGGCATTTGGAAAAAAAATCGCTGAGTCGGCAGGTAAATAA